The following proteins come from a genomic window of Populus nigra chromosome 6, ddPopNigr1.1, whole genome shotgun sequence:
- the LOC133697702 gene encoding uncharacterized protein LOC133697702: MTTSIHITALDGIVNVNSLFTLAVFIGLAWNPTDPSNTLIGPNDPISCSPSPKIAEDLIAFHVYSFSSFLFSSLIALALKQAIRVAKTSNHTHGNYLEAAELMLAHVNKSLIRVGMLVSGIGSVCGCVFLMLALVNVVQLKLGSLGCGNGHVYAAVVPLVILVPVALLVYVSIVLYAFTR, from the coding sequence ATGACAACCAGCATCCATATCACCGCCTTAGACGGGATCGTAAATGTGAACTCCCTCTTCACACTAGCCGTCTTCATTGGCCTAGCTTGGAACCCAACTGATCCCAGCAACACTCTTATTGGCCCCAATGACCCCATCTCCTGCTCTCCAAGCCCCAAAATCGCTGAAGATTTGATCGCCTTCCACGTGTACTCATTCAGCTCCTTTCTCTTCTCTAGCCTGATCGCTCTCGCTCTTAAACAAGCTATCAGGGTCGCTAAAACTTCAAATCACACTCATGGAAATTATTTGGAGGCGGCTGAGCTTATGTTAGCGCACGTGAATAAGAGTTTGATTCGGGTTGGGATGTTGGTTTCGGGTATTGGGTCGGTTTGTGGATGCGTGTTCTTGATGCTGGCGCTTGTTAATGTTGTTCAGTTAAAGCTTGGTAGTTTGGGTTGTGGAAACGGACATGTTTATGCTGCTGTTGTTCCGCTTGTTATTTTGGTTCCTGTTGCCCTTTTGGTTTATGTTTCAATTGTTTTGTACGCTTTTACTCGCTAG